A single Anaerolineae bacterium DNA region contains:
- the smpB gene encoding SsrA-binding protein SmpB has product MTKDKEAIRVIATNRKAYHDYHLEQTFEAGIALTGSEIKSVRAGRVNLRDSFVLIRNGEAWLVDAHIAQYEQASRDNHEPKRDRKLLLHKQEIARLASRVQEKGYTIVPLRMYLKGNLAKVEIALARGKRLYDKREAIAQRDSEREMEREWREATRRRDW; this is encoded by the coding sequence ATGACGAAGGATAAAGAGGCCATCCGGGTGATCGCCACCAACCGCAAGGCCTATCATGACTATCATCTGGAGCAGACCTTTGAGGCCGGCATCGCGCTGACCGGCTCGGAGATCAAATCGGTGCGAGCCGGCCGCGTCAACCTGCGCGACAGCTTTGTCCTCATCCGCAACGGGGAAGCCTGGTTGGTGGATGCGCATATCGCCCAGTACGAACAGGCATCGCGCGACAATCATGAGCCTAAGCGCGATCGCAAGCTCCTCCTGCATAAGCAGGAAATCGCGCGCCTGGCCAGCCGCGTCCAGGAAAAGGGCTATACCATCGTGCCACTGCGCATGTACCTGAAGGGCAATCTCGCTAAGGTGGAGATTGCCCTGGCACGCGGCAAGCGCCTGTACGATAAGCGGGAGGCCATTGCCCAACGCGACAGCGAGCGCGAGATGGAGCGGGAATGGCGGGAGGCCACCCGTCGGCGGGATTGGTAA
- the hflX gene encoding GTPase HflX → GLEVVGRVTQALESIHPATYIGQGKVEEIQEIIATQDVDIVVFDVDLSPTQQRNLEEALNVRIIDRTALILDIFAKHARTREGALQVELAQYEYRLPRLTRQWTHLSRQGVGGVGLRGPGETQLESDRRLIRKRITQLRKELEEVREHRQRYRQRRREAAIPTVALVGYTNAGKSTLLNTLSGAGVLVEDKLFATLDPTTRRVKLPGGREVLFTDTVGFIHKLPTMLVAAFRATLEEISEADLLIHVVDITSPAVLGQCRAVAKVLKEVGADHIPIITALNKIDKLESPAAVQEMLKQFPNSVGISALTGEGVDRLLELVDRTLTQQMIDVVVRIPFSAGELVSLFHRFGSIEKEEHTPEGVEIVGQLPVDLAGRFAPYMRS, encoded by the coding sequence CCGGCCTGGAAGTCGTGGGGCGCGTCACTCAGGCGCTGGAAAGCATCCACCCCGCCACCTATATCGGCCAGGGCAAGGTCGAGGAGATTCAGGAAATCATCGCCACCCAGGACGTGGACATCGTTGTTTTCGACGTGGACCTGTCCCCCACACAACAGCGCAACCTCGAAGAAGCCCTCAATGTGCGTATCATAGACCGCACCGCTCTCATCCTGGATATTTTCGCCAAACACGCGCGCACGCGCGAGGGAGCCCTGCAGGTCGAGTTGGCGCAGTATGAATACCGCCTGCCGCGCCTGACGCGGCAGTGGACGCACCTCTCCCGACAGGGTGTGGGTGGAGTTGGCCTGCGCGGCCCTGGCGAGACCCAGCTCGAGTCGGACCGCCGGCTCATCCGCAAGCGCATCACGCAGTTGCGCAAAGAGCTGGAAGAGGTGCGCGAGCATCGCCAGCGTTACCGCCAGCGCCGGCGTGAGGCCGCGATCCCGACGGTCGCGCTGGTGGGTTACACGAACGCCGGCAAATCCACTTTGCTCAATACTCTCAGCGGCGCCGGCGTCCTGGTGGAGGATAAGCTCTTCGCCACGCTCGATCCCACCACCCGGCGGGTGAAACTGCCCGGGGGTAGGGAGGTGCTCTTCACCGATACCGTCGGCTTCATCCATAAACTCCCGACGATGCTGGTGGCGGCGTTCCGCGCCACGCTTGAGGAAATCAGCGAGGCGGATTTGCTCATCCATGTGGTTGACATAACTTCGCCGGCGGTGCTGGGACAGTGCCGCGCCGTGGCCAAAGTGCTCAAAGAGGTGGGGGCGGATCACATCCCTATTATCACTGCGCTGAATAAGATTGACAAGCTGGAATCGCCGGCGGCGGTACAGGAGATGCTGAAGCAGTTCCCCAACAGCGTCGGCATCTCCGCGCTGACGGGGGAGGGGGTGGACCGACTGCTGGAGCTGGTGGACCGCACGCTGACCCAGCAGATGATTGACGTGGTGGTGCGCATCCCGTTCAGCGCCGGCGAGCTGGTCTCCTTGTTCCACCGCTTCGGGTCCATTGAGAAGGAAGAGCATACGCCAGAGGGCGTGGAGATCGTGGGGCAGTTGCCGGTGGACCTGGCCGGCCGCTTCGCGCCGTATATGCGCTCGTAG